The Fusobacterium necrophorum subsp. necrophorum genome has a window encoding:
- a CDS encoding electron transfer flavoprotein subunit beta/FixA family protein, producing the protein MKIVVCIKQVPDTTEIKLDPVKGTLIRDGVPSIMNPDDKAGLEEALKLKDLYGAKVTVVTMGPPQAEAILREAYAMGVDNAILITDRKFGGADTLATSNTIAAALKKIAAEDGCDLIIAGRQAIDGDTAQVGPQIAEHLGLPQVSYVKEMKYDEADKSLTIKRVVEDGYYLLKVQTPALVTVLSEANQPRYMRVKGIVEAFDQPITTWGFADIDIDEKIVGLAGSPTKVKKSFTKGAKAAGELHEVDTKDAVQLILDKLKEKFVI; encoded by the coding sequence ATGAAAATAGTCGTTTGTATAAAACAAGTTCCAGATACAACAGAAATTAAACTAGATCCAGTAAAAGGGACTCTTATCAGAGATGGAGTACCTAGTATTATGAACCCAGATGACAAAGCTGGATTGGAAGAAGCATTAAAATTAAAAGATTTATACGGAGCAAAAGTTACTGTCGTAACTATGGGACCTCCACAAGCAGAAGCTATCTTACGAGAAGCTTATGCAATGGGTGTGGATAATGCAATCCTAATTACAGATAGAAAATTCGGAGGAGCGGATACTTTAGCAACTTCTAACACAATTGCTGCCGCTTTAAAGAAAATTGCAGCAGAAGACGGATGTGATTTAATCATTGCCGGAAGACAAGCAATTGATGGAGACACTGCACAAGTAGGACCACAAATCGCAGAACATTTAGGACTTCCACAAGTTTCTTATGTGAAAGAAATGAAATATGATGAAGCGGATAAATCTTTAACAATCAAAAGAGTTGTAGAAGACGGATACTATTTATTGAAAGTGCAAACACCTGCATTGGTAACAGTTCTTTCAGAAGCTAACCAACCAAGATATATGAGAGTAAAAGGAATTGTAGAAGCATTCGATCAACCAATTACTACTTGGGGATTTGCCGATATTGATATCGATGAAAAAATTGTTGGATTGGCTGGATCACCTACAAAAGTTAAGAAGTCATTTACAAAGGGAGCAAAAGCTGCCGGAGAATTGCATGAAGTAGATACTAAAGATGCTGTTCAATTGATTCTTGACAAATTAAAGGAAAAATTCGTAATCTAA